In Micromonospora sp. LH3U1, one genomic interval encodes:
- a CDS encoding ABC transporter permease produces MSALSLLPARRPVPGVFVALTLTLAIGWLVVLVDGGQLFNQSTTVSLLHVAAGLGLVAVGQTLVILGGSLDLSVAYVISLSTLVAAETMNGSDGALLPAIGLALAVSAGVGLLNGLLVTKLRVNAFIATLGVGLLLKGYLDNGYDGPAGTTSPTLVQSLGYQRVGPVPLSFLLLVAVTAAAWFALTRTRFGHHLVAVGGDPEVARLSGVRNDRILVTAHVLCSMCAGLAGIYLASRLGSGAPRVGTEGLYDLESIAAVVIGGTALAGGRGGVIGTVGGVLLLASIDAIFNQLEVDAFFKQVIRGAIIIAAVAVYARRATRKAAA; encoded by the coding sequence GTGAGCGCCCTGTCGCTGCTGCCGGCCCGCCGACCCGTACCGGGCGTGTTCGTGGCCCTGACCCTCACCCTGGCGATCGGCTGGCTGGTCGTCCTGGTCGACGGCGGTCAGCTCTTCAACCAGTCCACGACGGTGAGTCTGCTGCACGTCGCCGCCGGCCTCGGGCTCGTCGCCGTCGGTCAGACCCTGGTCATCCTGGGTGGCTCGCTCGACCTCTCCGTGGCGTACGTGATCAGCCTCAGCACTCTCGTCGCGGCCGAGACGATGAACGGCAGCGACGGCGCGCTGCTGCCGGCGATCGGCCTGGCGCTCGCCGTCAGCGCCGGCGTCGGGCTGCTCAACGGGCTCCTCGTCACCAAGCTCCGGGTCAACGCGTTCATCGCGACCCTCGGTGTCGGGCTGCTCCTCAAGGGATACCTCGACAACGGCTACGACGGCCCGGCCGGCACCACCTCACCCACGCTCGTGCAGTCTCTCGGCTACCAGCGCGTCGGCCCGGTGCCGCTGTCGTTCCTGCTGCTGGTCGCCGTGACCGCGGCGGCCTGGTTCGCGCTCACGCGAACCCGCTTCGGTCACCATCTTGTCGCCGTCGGCGGTGACCCGGAGGTGGCCCGGCTCTCCGGCGTCCGCAACGACCGGATCCTCGTCACCGCCCACGTGTTGTGCTCGATGTGCGCCGGGCTCGCCGGCATCTACCTCGCCAGTCGGCTCGGCTCGGGCGCGCCCCGGGTGGGCACCGAGGGCCTCTACGACCTGGAGTCGATCGCCGCGGTGGTGATCGGGGGGACTGCCCTCGCCGGTGGGCGCGGCGGCGTCATCGGCACGGTCGGTGGGGTGCTGCTGCTCGCCAGCATCGACGCCATCTTCAACCAGCTCGAGGTCGACGCCTTCTTCAAGCAGGTGATCCGGGGCGCCATCATCATCGCCGCGGTCGCCGTCTACGCCCGCAGGGCCACGCGAAAGGCGGCTGCCTAG
- a CDS encoding ABC transporter permease, translating to MQTVQRRSLPLRLPRVRPGGVLPILLILAVLVVLVGVRQPDFLAPPSLMSFLGRSAPVILLAAGQYFVIVSGEFDLSVGSLVTAQVVVAARLIDGDPTRTWPVVVLLLAFGALVGLVNGLITTRLRVPSFITTLGMFLILVGAVYLWSDGAPKGGLSEEFRRFGRRAFEDVPLLGRVPYALVVLVVLAAVAVLLMRSDFGRTLVAVGDNPRTAEMSGVRVWRTRTIAFILSGLAAAVAAILLGGYSGVSFQAGAGLEFGAITAVVLGGVALGGGRGSVVGAMLGALTLELLFALMNFYGVSGALRSTVQGGIILLAVAVSATRSSSR from the coding sequence ATGCAGACCGTTCAGCGCCGTTCGCTGCCGCTGCGTCTCCCGCGGGTCCGCCCCGGTGGCGTCCTGCCGATCCTCCTGATTCTCGCGGTGCTGGTGGTGCTCGTCGGCGTTCGGCAGCCCGACTTCCTCGCCCCGCCGTCGCTGATGTCCTTCCTCGGTCGTTCGGCGCCGGTCATCCTGCTCGCCGCCGGCCAGTACTTCGTGATCGTCTCCGGTGAGTTCGATCTCTCCGTCGGTTCCCTGGTCACCGCGCAGGTGGTCGTCGCCGCCCGGCTGATCGACGGCGATCCGACGCGCACCTGGCCGGTGGTGGTGCTCCTGCTCGCCTTCGGAGCGCTCGTCGGGCTGGTCAATGGGCTGATCACGACCCGCCTGCGGGTGCCGTCGTTCATCACCACCCTCGGCATGTTCCTGATCCTCGTCGGCGCGGTCTACCTGTGGTCCGACGGCGCCCCGAAGGGTGGGCTCTCCGAGGAGTTCCGGCGGTTCGGTCGGCGGGCCTTCGAGGACGTGCCGCTGCTCGGCCGCGTGCCGTACGCGCTGGTGGTCCTGGTGGTCCTGGCGGCGGTGGCCGTGCTGCTGATGCGGTCCGACTTCGGTCGGACGCTGGTCGCCGTCGGCGACAATCCGCGCACCGCCGAGATGAGCGGGGTGCGCGTCTGGCGTACCCGGACGATCGCCTTCATCCTCAGCGGGCTCGCGGCGGCGGTGGCGGCGATCCTCCTGGGCGGCTACAGCGGCGTCTCGTTCCAGGCCGGCGCGGGCCTGGAGTTCGGTGCGATCACCGCGGTCGTCCTGGGTGGCGTCGCGCTGGGCGGGGGTCGCGGCTCGGTCGTCGGCGCGATGCTCGGTGCGCTGACCCTCGAACTGCTGTTCGCCCTCATGAATTTCTACGGCGTCTCCGGCGCCCTCAGGTCGACCGTCCAGGGCGGCATCATCCTGCTCGCCGTGGCGGTCTCGGCAACGCGTTCTTCATCGAGATAA
- a CDS encoding substrate-binding domain-containing protein yields the protein MRRFMAALAAVTLLSLAACATDDPAASPSGSAPAAGSGTGDQSKFFVQADYDAELALLDAAPTGPADKPWEQVLNPTMVDTATFKKSGPHKICFSNAALNNPWRQVGFKTMQAEVEAQRSRIKEFVHVDAEGKDQKQIADINDLLGKGCDALIVSPNTTATLTPAVEAACKAGLPVVVFDRGVNTKCPVTFINPIGGYGFGHVGAEFVSQKMKPGGKVLALRILPGVDVLETRWSAAKVAFDKAKVDVVGVEFTDGDPAKTKKIVDDYIQRYGTIDGVWMDAGAVAVAAVEAFQDAGKPVPPMNGEDQLDFLKIWKDKNLTAIAPTYPTYQWRTPIIAALRILDGQQVSNPWKLPQPTVSQDNLDQYLDPSMPPLHYAMCGCTDLPGYPQRWK from the coding sequence GTGCGACGTTTCATGGCGGCACTGGCCGCTGTCACCCTGCTGTCCCTTGCCGCCTGTGCCACCGATGATCCCGCTGCGAGCCCCTCGGGCAGTGCCCCCGCCGCTGGGTCGGGCACCGGTGACCAGTCGAAGTTCTTTGTGCAGGCCGACTACGACGCCGAGCTCGCGCTGCTCGATGCCGCCCCGACGGGTCCGGCCGACAAGCCGTGGGAGCAGGTGCTCAACCCGACGATGGTGGACACCGCCACGTTCAAGAAGAGCGGTCCGCACAAGATCTGCTTCTCCAATGCGGCGCTGAACAACCCCTGGCGACAGGTCGGGTTCAAGACCATGCAGGCCGAGGTCGAGGCGCAGCGCAGTCGCATCAAGGAATTTGTGCACGTCGACGCCGAAGGCAAGGACCAGAAGCAGATCGCGGACATCAACGACCTGCTCGGCAAGGGCTGTGACGCGCTCATCGTCTCGCCGAACACCACCGCCACGCTGACCCCGGCTGTGGAGGCGGCCTGTAAGGCGGGGCTGCCGGTCGTCGTCTTCGACCGTGGTGTCAACACGAAGTGCCCGGTGACGTTCATCAACCCCATCGGGGGTTACGGGTTCGGTCACGTCGGAGCCGAGTTCGTCAGCCAGAAGATGAAGCCCGGCGGTAAGGTCCTCGCCCTGCGGATCCTGCCCGGTGTGGACGTCCTGGAGACCCGCTGGTCGGCGGCGAAGGTGGCGTTCGACAAGGCGAAGGTCGACGTCGTGGGGGTCGAGTTCACCGACGGCGATCCGGCCAAGACCAAGAAGATCGTCGACGACTACATCCAGCGGTACGGCACGATCGACGGTGTCTGGATGGACGCCGGAGCGGTGGCCGTCGCGGCGGTCGAGGCGTTCCAGGACGCGGGCAAGCCTGTTCCGCCGATGAACGGCGAGGACCAGCTCGACTTCCTGAAGATCTGGAAGGACAAGAACCTCACCGCGATCGCGCCGACCTACCCGACCTACCAGTGGCGTACGCCGATCATCGCCGCGCTGCGGATCCTCGACGGCCAGCAGGTGTCCAACCCGTGGAAGCTGCCGCAGCCGACCGTCAGCCAGGACAACCTGGACCAGTACCTCGATCCGAGCATGCCGCCGCTGCACTACGCGATGTGCGGCTGCACCGACCTGCCGGGTTATCCGCAGCGCTGGAAGTAG
- a CDS encoding sugar phosphate isomerase/epimerase family protein → MYAIGVNPWVWASPVDDEALTELIPRIASFGFDAVELPIEQPGDWDPVRTRDLLAAHGLVAAGVCAVTPPGRDLVNAAPAVVESTVAYLMGCVASAAAVGAPCVGGPVYASVGRTWRMSPAARAACYADFRRALTPVAEQAGESGVSIGVEALNRYETSVVNTIEQTVELIDGLPPSVGIMIDTYHMNIEEADPYAALSVAGRHIKHVQVSGTNRGAPGADHFDWPRFFTFLRDTGYQGAICIESFTAENETIATAAAIWRPLAPSQDRLATDGLRYLREILG, encoded by the coding sequence GTGTACGCCATCGGCGTCAACCCCTGGGTGTGGGCCTCGCCAGTCGACGACGAGGCCCTGACCGAGCTGATCCCACGGATCGCCTCGTTCGGCTTCGACGCGGTCGAGCTGCCGATCGAGCAGCCCGGTGACTGGGACCCGGTCCGCACCCGGGACCTGCTGGCGGCCCACGGCCTCGTCGCCGCCGGCGTCTGCGCGGTCACCCCGCCCGGACGGGACCTGGTGAACGCCGCACCGGCCGTCGTGGAGTCGACCGTCGCGTACCTCATGGGGTGTGTGGCGAGCGCGGCGGCCGTGGGCGCGCCGTGCGTCGGCGGTCCGGTGTACGCCTCGGTCGGCCGCACCTGGCGGATGTCACCGGCGGCTCGCGCGGCCTGCTACGCGGACTTCCGGCGGGCCTTGACGCCGGTGGCCGAGCAGGCGGGCGAGTCGGGCGTGAGCATCGGTGTCGAGGCGTTGAACCGCTACGAGACGAGCGTCGTCAACACGATCGAGCAGACGGTCGAGCTGATCGACGGTCTGCCTCCGAGCGTCGGCATCATGATCGACACGTATCACATGAACATCGAGGAGGCCGACCCCTACGCGGCACTCTCCGTCGCTGGCCGGCACATCAAGCACGTCCAGGTCAGCGGCACCAACCGGGGCGCTCCCGGTGCCGACCACTTCGACTGGCCCCGCTTCTTCACCTTCCTGCGGGACACCGGCTACCAGGGCGCGATCTGCATCGAGTCGTTCACCGCGGAGAACGAGACCATCGCCACCGCCGCGGCGATCTGGCGTCCGTTGGCCCCCTCGCAGGACCGTCTCGCCACGGACGGCCTGCGCTATCTCCGGGAGATCCTCGGGTGA
- a CDS encoding RICIN domain-containing protein, with the protein MLAGAAATALTALVAVTGSASPALAATTTLYASPSGTGTSCSASQPCSLTAAHAAVRASNSAMSGDIVVELADGVYRLSSPLRLTAADSGNNGYQVIWRAAASARPTITGARAVTGWSLVDSGKNIWRANVGAGLDSRQLYVNGVIATRARTAVNRSDFTFSTTGMRFSNSALNYLNNLGNQNRVEVESVGSFTDRYSPVQSISGNLLTMQQPAWNNNTFGFDTLSSPHRAGPFYLTNAYEFLDSPGEWYVNPGNGQLNYIPLAGQNMSTVSVELPQLQSLVNVGGTYDAPAHHISFSGITFTGTSWLGPSSSNGFADQQTGAHITGTWARPSDALTSCQEGCPQFEATRPNWTQMPAAVQVSAANTITFSDSQFVNLGQTAIGIGNDANAHASGVGLGTSNITVTRSEIARNSAGGIVVGGVRADAHHPSDQRMVNRNITVSNNRVHDLGLEYRGVVSILTTYVNTALISHNEVYNMPYTGLSVGYGWGANDAGGSNHYANRGLYNYQPRYSTATTAANNQVIGNYVHDVMQQMTDGGCIYTLSANPGGAVNENYCLRTNGWFGLYFDEGSRYYTARNNVFSSTGTWATANYWYAENMGNFTVTNNWSTNGSTNVTNGDRGNVVSGNVTVAGGNWPSGAQTVINAAGVQSGGSTNPQNVQIVGVQSGRCAEIGGSSQTNGTQAQIWDCLGATNQRWTSTASRQLMVYGTKCLDASGQGTSNGTTVVIWDCNGQANQQWNINANGTITGAQSGLCLDANGAGTANGTKLILWACNGGTNQQWQLRS; encoded by the coding sequence ATGCTGGCCGGCGCCGCCGCGACAGCGTTGACCGCTCTGGTCGCGGTGACCGGCTCGGCGTCCCCGGCCCTCGCGGCCACCACCACCCTCTACGCGTCGCCCTCCGGCACCGGCACCAGTTGCTCCGCCAGCCAACCGTGCTCCCTGACCGCCGCCCACGCCGCGGTGCGGGCGAGTAACAGCGCGATGTCCGGTGACATCGTCGTGGAACTGGCCGACGGCGTGTACCGCCTCTCGTCGCCGCTGCGACTGACCGCCGCCGACTCGGGCAACAACGGCTACCAGGTGATCTGGCGGGCCGCCGCCTCCGCCCGTCCGACGATCACCGGCGCCCGGGCGGTCACCGGGTGGTCGCTGGTCGACTCCGGGAAGAACATCTGGCGAGCCAACGTCGGAGCCGGGCTCGACAGTCGTCAGCTCTACGTCAACGGGGTCATCGCCACGCGGGCGCGCACCGCCGTGAACCGGTCCGACTTCACCTTCTCCACGACCGGCATGCGGTTCAGCAACAGCGCTCTGAACTACCTCAACAACCTCGGTAACCAGAACCGGGTCGAGGTGGAGAGCGTTGGCTCGTTCACCGATCGGTACTCGCCGGTGCAGAGCATCAGCGGGAACCTCCTCACGATGCAGCAGCCCGCGTGGAACAACAACACCTTCGGGTTCGACACGCTCTCCAGCCCTCACCGCGCGGGTCCCTTCTACCTGACCAACGCGTACGAGTTCCTGGACTCACCGGGGGAGTGGTACGTCAACCCCGGCAACGGCCAGCTCAACTACATCCCGCTCGCGGGGCAGAACATGAGCACCGTCAGCGTGGAGTTGCCGCAGCTGCAGTCCCTGGTCAACGTCGGCGGCACCTACGACGCGCCCGCGCACCACATCTCGTTCAGCGGGATCACCTTCACCGGCACCAGTTGGCTCGGCCCCAGCAGCAGCAACGGCTTCGCCGACCAGCAGACCGGTGCCCACATCACCGGCACGTGGGCCCGTCCGTCGGACGCGCTGACCTCCTGCCAGGAAGGCTGCCCGCAGTTCGAGGCCACCCGGCCGAACTGGACCCAGATGCCCGCCGCCGTGCAGGTCTCCGCGGCCAACACCATCACCTTCAGTGACTCCCAGTTCGTCAACCTCGGGCAGACGGCCATCGGCATCGGCAACGACGCCAACGCCCACGCCAGCGGCGTCGGCCTGGGCACCAGCAACATCACCGTCACCCGCTCCGAGATCGCCCGCAACTCCGCCGGTGGCATCGTGGTCGGCGGCGTACGCGCCGACGCCCACCACCCCAGCGACCAGCGGATGGTCAACCGGAACATCACCGTGAGCAACAACCGGGTGCACGATCTCGGCCTGGAGTACCGGGGCGTCGTCTCGATCCTGACCACCTACGTGAACACCGCGCTGATCTCGCACAACGAGGTCTACAACATGCCGTACACCGGCCTGTCGGTCGGCTACGGCTGGGGCGCCAACGACGCCGGTGGCAGCAACCACTACGCGAACCGCGGCCTGTACAACTACCAGCCGCGGTACTCGACGGCGACCACCGCGGCCAACAACCAGGTCATCGGCAACTACGTGCACGACGTCATGCAGCAGATGACCGACGGCGGGTGCATCTACACGCTGTCGGCGAACCCGGGCGGGGCCGTCAACGAGAACTACTGCCTGCGGACCAACGGCTGGTTCGGGCTCTACTTCGACGAGGGCTCCCGCTACTACACCGCCCGTAACAACGTGTTCTCCTCCACCGGCACCTGGGCCACCGCCAACTACTGGTACGCGGAGAACATGGGCAACTTCACCGTCACCAACAACTGGTCGACCAACGGCAGCACGAACGTGACCAACGGCGATCGCGGCAACGTCGTCTCCGGCAACGTGACGGTCGCAGGAGGCAACTGGCCGTCGGGTGCGCAGACGGTCATCAACGCCGCCGGCGTCCAGAGCGGCGGCAGCACCAACCCGCAGAACGTGCAGATCGTGGGCGTCCAGTCGGGTCGTTGCGCCGAGATCGGCGGATCCAGTCAGACCAACGGCACGCAGGCCCAGATCTGGGACTGCCTCGGCGCCACCAACCAGCGGTGGACCTCCACCGCCAGCCGGCAGCTCATGGTCTACGGCACCAAGTGCCTGGACGCCTCCGGCCAGGGCACCAGCAACGGCACCACGGTGGTGATCTGGGACTGCAACGGTCAGGCCAACCAGCAGTGGAACATCAACGCCAACGGCACCATCACGGGCGCGCAGTCGGGTCTCTGCCTCGACGCGAACGGCGCCGGGACGGCGAACGGTACGAAGTTGATCCTCTGGGCCTGCAACGGCGGCACGAACCAGCAGTGGCAGCTGCGTAGCTGA
- a CDS encoding LacI family DNA-binding transcriptional regulator, with translation MGRNRATLADVARRAGLSKTAASMVLNGREGTRLSAEAHQRVFAAAEELGYRPNLAARSLRTRKTATIAFVSDIVATTRFAGDLIRGALDAARERDHVLLITETQGDATFEQYAIEAVLDRQVDGVIYAAMATRRLTVPPAILGGPVVLLNATSDDGLPSVLPDDERAGRAVASALVELGHRDAIALIGRNRLKEDDPEVSLAARARLHGIQQALGEADVTLLAECFCTEWLPEHGYAAMRSLLNRPTRPSAIICMNDRLAFGAYQALGEAGLTVPEDISVISFDDDPIAAWLRPSLATTALPHEQMGRRAVELLLDGGATESSLVPMPLRRRRSLAPPAG, from the coding sequence ATGGGCCGCAACAGAGCAACCCTGGCCGATGTCGCGCGGAGAGCCGGGCTGTCCAAGACCGCCGCCTCGATGGTGCTCAACGGCAGGGAGGGCACCCGGCTCTCGGCCGAAGCACACCAGCGCGTGTTCGCCGCCGCCGAGGAGCTCGGCTACCGGCCCAACCTCGCCGCGCGCAGCCTTCGCACCCGCAAGACGGCCACCATCGCGTTCGTCTCCGACATCGTCGCCACCACCCGGTTCGCCGGCGACCTCATTCGTGGTGCCCTCGACGCGGCCCGCGAACGAGACCACGTACTCCTCATCACCGAGACGCAGGGCGACGCCACCTTCGAGCAGTACGCCATCGAGGCCGTGCTCGACCGACAGGTCGACGGGGTGATCTACGCGGCGATGGCCACCCGACGGCTGACGGTGCCCCCGGCCATCCTCGGCGGCCCGGTGGTGCTGCTCAACGCCACGAGTGACGACGGCCTGCCAAGCGTGCTGCCCGACGACGAACGGGCCGGCCGCGCCGTTGCCAGCGCCCTGGTCGAACTTGGCCACCGCGACGCGATCGCGCTCATCGGCCGTAACCGGCTCAAGGAAGACGACCCGGAGGTCTCCCTCGCCGCCCGGGCACGTCTGCACGGCATCCAGCAGGCGCTGGGCGAAGCTGACGTCACCCTCCTGGCCGAGTGCTTCTGCACCGAGTGGTTGCCCGAGCACGGCTACGCCGCCATGCGCAGTCTGCTGAACAGGCCGACGCGACCCAGCGCGATCATCTGCATGAACGACCGGCTGGCGTTTGGCGCCTACCAGGCGCTCGGCGAGGCGGGGCTGACCGTCCCGGAGGACATCTCGGTGATCTCGTTCGACGACGACCCGATCGCCGCCTGGCTGCGTCCCAGCCTGGCCACCACGGCGCTGCCGCACGAGCAGATGGGACGACGTGCCGTCGAACTGCTCCTGGACGGCGGCGCCACCGAGTCGTCGCTCGTTCCGATGCCCCTGCGCCGACGCCGGTCCCTGGCACCTCCGGCCGGGTGA
- a CDS encoding ABC transporter substrate-binding protein, with translation MILASLLAIGMTATACSAPGEDRSSNPESDAAVKTDLGTAPVTLEMYAETGFPLAKALADEFSKQHSNVTFNIREDQFTVIVENAPRVMASDNSPDIIRLPTMVDLVKDDLLKNLDPYFTAYGWDKFPASQLMQLRVGDNTRGTGSLYGMGLGYSVTGVFYNKKLATQIGMTQPPATVAEFEQLLAKAKTAGVQPIMQFNKNTAGINFPHQALQNQFGDPTQVADWIFQKPGATFDTPAALKATQAIQKWAQAGYFPKDANALDYAGMVGEFQKGNGLFMFNGDWESANLDKAMSGNVGFFLFPTESAGGKHVAMSAPNTFGVSAKAKNPDAAAFFLNWVHTNAKAREIAVTVGGSSPGGPSDLPVPAAAPNTVLAETLKASQQLGAENGAVDFTANATGGIFAAAITPELQKLVAGQQTPEGYVKAVQAEYAKELSR, from the coding sequence GTGATCCTCGCATCGCTGCTGGCGATCGGGATGACCGCGACGGCCTGCAGCGCGCCGGGGGAGGACCGGTCGTCCAACCCGGAGTCCGACGCCGCCGTCAAGACCGACCTCGGGACCGCTCCGGTCACGCTGGAGATGTACGCCGAGACCGGCTTCCCCCTGGCCAAGGCGCTGGCGGACGAGTTCTCCAAGCAGCACTCGAACGTCACCTTCAACATCCGTGAGGACCAGTTCACGGTGATCGTGGAGAACGCGCCGCGCGTGATGGCGTCGGACAACTCGCCCGACATCATCCGGCTACCCACCATGGTCGACCTGGTCAAGGACGACCTGCTCAAGAACCTCGACCCGTACTTCACCGCGTACGGCTGGGACAAGTTCCCGGCCTCGCAGCTCATGCAGCTGCGCGTCGGTGACAACACCCGGGGCACCGGTTCGCTGTACGGGATGGGGCTCGGCTACAGCGTCACCGGCGTGTTCTACAACAAGAAGCTGGCCACTCAGATCGGCATGACCCAGCCGCCGGCCACCGTCGCCGAGTTCGAGCAACTGCTGGCGAAGGCGAAGACCGCCGGCGTCCAGCCGATCATGCAGTTCAACAAGAACACCGCGGGCATCAACTTCCCGCACCAGGCGCTGCAGAACCAGTTCGGCGACCCGACCCAGGTCGCCGACTGGATCTTCCAGAAGCCGGGGGCCACGTTCGACACCCCGGCCGCTCTGAAGGCGACCCAGGCCATCCAGAAGTGGGCCCAGGCCGGCTACTTCCCGAAGGACGCCAACGCGCTGGACTACGCGGGCATGGTGGGTGAGTTCCAGAAGGGCAACGGCCTGTTCATGTTCAACGGCGACTGGGAGTCGGCCAACCTCGACAAGGCGATGTCCGGCAACGTGGGCTTCTTCCTCTTCCCCACCGAGTCCGCCGGCGGCAAGCACGTGGCGATGTCCGCCCCCAACACCTTCGGCGTCTCCGCGAAGGCCAAGAACCCGGACGCCGCCGCCTTCTTCCTGAACTGGGTCCACACCAACGCCAAGGCGCGCGAGATCGCGGTCACGGTCGGAGGCTCCAGCCCGGGCGGCCCGAGTGATCTGCCGGTGCCGGCCGCCGCCCCGAACACTGTCCTGGCGGAGACCCTGAAGGCGTCGCAGCAGCTCGGGGCCGAGAACGGTGCGGTGGACTTCACCGCGAACGCGACCGGTGGCATCTTCGCCGCCGCGATCACGCCGGAACTGCAGAAGCTGGTCGCCGGCCAGCAGACGCCCGAGGGGTACGTGAAGGCGGTCCAGGCCGAGTACGCGAAGGAACTGTCCCGATGA
- a CDS encoding carbohydrate ABC transporter permease: protein MTSALGSAPTGRDDRVSSADRPARPIPARAHRLRWARAAGTGWLYVLPALVMYAVFVLRPLAMTIQYSFYDWNGIGVARWAGLDNYLTVFTDSDLLKIIGNAVILIIFFSFIPVALGLLVASMVRRITTGAFGTVVRTILFLPQVIPLVAAGIAWSWLLSSNGLINQVLRAVGLGGVARAWLGDFDTALPAVGVIGAWVLLGLCTILLVTGMSKIDPALYEAARLDGAGPVREFLAVTLPSLRQEIGVCLTVTIIAALASFDIVYISTSGGPGLQTTVPGLEIYRLAFSQRQVGLASALAVVLMLLVLACVLPIQRLFRGEKP, encoded by the coding sequence ATGACGTCTGCCCTCGGCAGCGCACCAACCGGGCGTGACGATCGGGTGTCGTCAGCGGATCGTCCCGCCCGTCCGATCCCCGCGCGGGCTCACCGACTTCGGTGGGCCCGCGCGGCCGGGACCGGCTGGTTGTACGTCCTGCCCGCCCTGGTGATGTACGCGGTGTTCGTCCTACGCCCCCTCGCGATGACCATTCAGTACTCGTTCTACGACTGGAACGGGATCGGGGTGGCCCGCTGGGCGGGCCTGGACAACTACCTCACCGTGTTCACCGACAGCGACCTGCTGAAAATCATCGGCAACGCGGTCATCCTGATCATCTTTTTCAGCTTCATCCCTGTCGCACTTGGGCTGTTGGTGGCGAGCATGGTTCGCCGGATCACCACCGGCGCGTTCGGGACCGTCGTCCGAACCATCCTGTTCCTGCCGCAGGTCATCCCTCTGGTGGCGGCAGGCATCGCGTGGAGCTGGTTGCTCTCGTCGAACGGCCTGATCAACCAGGTGCTGCGCGCGGTGGGCCTGGGCGGCGTGGCCCGTGCGTGGCTCGGCGACTTCGACACGGCGCTGCCTGCCGTGGGTGTGATCGGGGCCTGGGTCCTGCTCGGCCTCTGCACGATCCTGCTGGTCACCGGTATGAGCAAGATTGATCCGGCGCTCTACGAGGCCGCTCGCCTGGACGGTGCCGGACCAGTGCGCGAGTTCCTCGCCGTCACCCTGCCCAGCCTGCGCCAGGAGATCGGGGTCTGTCTCACCGTGACGATCATCGCCGCGCTGGCCAGCTTCGACATCGTCTACATCTCCACCAGCGGCGGCCCCGGCCTCCAGACCACCGTGCCTGGTCTGGAGATCTACCGACTGGCCTTCTCGCAGCGTCAGGTCGGGCTCGCCTCGGCGCTCGCCGTCGTGCTCATGCTGCTGGTGCTGGCGTGCGTGCTGCCGATCCAGCGACTCTTCCGAGGGGAGAAGCCGTGA
- a CDS encoding carbohydrate ABC transporter permease, whose translation MNLSRREQVTGRVFLIALILVTLLPFVSMLSAALQPRGTVPSGLAWPSDPQWGNFADAFTAANMGALLRSSLLIVAGVVPVSVLIATMAGFGLGQLRVPGGRLVFGLLLLGLTLPFEAVVTPLYYQMQDFGLLNTRWAIILPLIGLYMPFAVFWMRAHFTNVPVELSEAARVDGSSTWQLFWRVQVPLARPAIASLTILMFLWTWNQFLLAIVLVDDATKRTMAGALGAFQGQWGTDLVLLCAGSLLILTPTLIVFLIFQRQFIKALIQGSVKG comes from the coding sequence GTGAACCTGAGCCGACGTGAACAGGTGACCGGCCGGGTCTTCCTGATCGCCCTGATCCTCGTCACCCTGCTGCCGTTCGTGAGCATGCTCTCGGCGGCGTTGCAGCCCCGAGGCACCGTGCCCAGCGGCTTGGCCTGGCCGTCCGACCCGCAATGGGGAAACTTCGCCGACGCCTTCACGGCCGCCAACATGGGTGCGCTGCTGCGCTCCAGCCTGCTCATCGTGGCCGGTGTCGTGCCGGTGTCGGTGCTCATCGCCACCATGGCCGGGTTCGGGCTCGGTCAGCTGCGGGTGCCCGGCGGCCGACTCGTCTTCGGCCTTCTCCTGCTCGGGTTGACCCTGCCCTTCGAGGCCGTGGTCACGCCGCTCTATTACCAGATGCAGGATTTTGGCCTCCTCAACACCCGCTGGGCCATCATCCTGCCGCTGATCGGCCTGTACATGCCGTTCGCGGTGTTCTGGATGCGGGCGCACTTCACCAATGTGCCGGTTGAGTTGTCCGAGGCGGCCCGGGTGGACGGCAGCAGCACGTGGCAGCTGTTCTGGCGGGTCCAGGTGCCACTCGCCCGGCCGGCGATCGCCTCGCTGACGATTCTCATGTTCCTCTGGACGTGGAACCAGTTCCTCCTCGCCATCGTCCTCGTCGACGACGCCACCAAACGCACCATGGCCGGGGCGCTCGGGGCGTTCCAGGGCCAGTGGGGCACCGACCTGGTGCTGCTGTGCGCCGGGTCGCTGCTGATCCTCACCCCCACCCTCATCGTGTTCCTGATCTTCCAGCGACAGTTCATCAAGGCCCTGATCCAGGGATCAGTGAAGGGGTAG